A segment of the Streptomyces sp. NBC_00376 genome:
CTGAGCAACCCGGGCGTCTACTGGAAACAGGAGGCGATCCACGGCGCGGGCGAGGCAGTCCAGCCCGACGAGTACACCGGCACCGGGGACGTCCAGGAATTCCGCTACGCCAGAAGCCTCAAGCAGGTCTTCAACAACGAGAACCTCGCCTATCTGAAGAACTACGGCGAGGGCTGGGGCTTCATGCCCTCGTCGAAGGCGGCGGTCTTCGTCGACAACCACGACACCGAGCGCGGCGGCGACACGCTGAACTACAAGGACGGCGCGAACTACACCCTCGCCAACGTCTTCATGCTGGCCTGGCCGTACGGCTCGCCCGACGTCCACTCCGGCTACGAATGGTCCGACAAGGACGCGGGTCCGCCGGGCGGCGGCACGGTGAACGCCTGCTACAGCGACGGCTGGAAGTGCCAGCACGCCTGGCGCGAGATCTCCTCCATGGTCGGCTTCCGCAACACCGCGCGCGGCGAGTCCGTCAGCAACTGGTGGGACAACGGCGGTGACCAGATCGCCTTCGGCCGCGGCGCCAAGGCGTACGTCGCGATCAACCACGAGAGCTCCTCGCTGACCCGTACGTTCCAGACCTCGCTGCCCGCCGGCGACTACTGCGACCTCCAGTCCGGCAAGGGCGTCACGGTGAACGGCTCGGGCCAGTTCACCGCGACGCTCGGCGCCAACACGGCGGTGGCGCTCCAGGTCAACGCCCGTAGCTGCGCGGCCACCGGCTGACAGCGGCGGCCGGGGGCGGGGCGGGTACCGTCCCGCCCCCGGCAGGTCCGCCCGCCCCACAGCATCACCCGCACCCAAGGAGACCCAGCCCGTGTCCCGTTCCACCCTCAGACGTGGAGCCGTCGCCGCACTCTGCGCGGCACTCCTCCCCGTCGTCCCGGCGGCAACCGCGTCGGCCGCGCCGAGACCTCCGGGCCCGCCCTCGGACGCGAAGCTCGCCCAGGCGCCCGCCCGGCACGACCTGACCCGCGAGCAGTTCTACTTCGTCATGCCGGACCGGTTCGCCAACGGCGACACCGCCAACGACCGCGGCGGGCTCACCGGTTCGCGCCTGGAGACCGGCTACGACCCCACGGACAAGGGCTTCTACCAGGGCGGCGACCTCAAGGGCCTGACCAACAGGCTCGACTACATCAAGGGCCTCGGCACCACCGCCATCTGGCTCGCCCCGATCTTCAGGAACCGCCCCGTCCAGGGCACCGGCAAGGACGCCTCGGCCGGCTACCACGGCTACTGGATCACCGACTTCACCCAGGTCGACCCGCACTTCGGGACCAACGCCGACCTCGCGAAGCTGATCGACAAGGCCCACGCCAAGGGCATGAAGGTCTTCTTCGACGTCATCACCAACCACACCGCCGACACCGTCGACTACGCCGAGAAGACCTACGGCTACCGGCCGAAGGGCGCCTACCCGTACCTGGACGAGGACGGCCGCCCGTTCGACGACAGCAAGGGCCTGGCGAAGGTGGACGCGGACTCGTTCCCGTACACCCCGAGCACACCGAAGAACGCCGTCGACGACAAGGTCCCGGCCTGGCTCAACGACCCGGAGATGTACCACAACCGGGGCGACTCGACCTTCGCCGGCGAGTCCGCCGAGTACGGCGACTTCTCCGGGCTGGACGACCTGTGGACCGAACGGCCCGAGGTCGTGACCGGCATGGCGAAGATCTACGAGAAGTGGGTCCGCGACTTCGACATCGACGGCTTCCGGATCGACACCGTCAAACACGTCGACCTGGACTTCTGGACCCAGTGGGCGACCGCCCTGGACACCTACGCGGCCGAGCACGGCCGCGAGGACTTCTTCATGTTCGGCGAGGTCTACTCCGCCGACACCGCCGTCACCTCGCCCTACGTCACCCGGGGCCGGCTCGACGCGACGCTCGACTTCCCGTTCCAGGAAGCGGCACGCCAGTACGCCTCCCAGGGCGCACCGGCCTCGAAGCTCGCCGCAGTCTTCGGCGACGACTACCGCTACACCACCGACAAGGCCAACGCCTATGAACAGGTGACCTTCCTCGGCAACCACGACATGGGCCGCATCGGCACGTTCCTGAAGCAGGACAACCCGAAGGCCGGCGACGCGGAACTCGTCCGGCGCGCGGAGCTCGCCAACGAGCTGATGTTCCTGGGCCGGGGCAACCCCGTCGTCTACTACGGCGACGAGCAGGGCTTCACCGGCGCGGGCGGCGACAAGGACGCCCGCCAGACCATGTTCGCCTCGAAGACCGCCGACTACCTCGACGACGACGAACTGGGCACCGACCGCACCCACGCCACCGACGCGTACGACCCGAAGCACCCCCTGTACCGGAACATCGCCGCGCTCTCCGAACTCACCCGGAAGAACCCGGCACTGCGCGACGGCGTCCAGACCGAGCGCTACGCGGAAGGCACCGTCTACGCCTTCTCCCGCACGGACCCCGAGAAGCCCCACGAGTACCTCGTGGCCACCAACAACGGCACCGCCCCGAGGACCGTCGAGCTGCCCACCGCATCGGCCGGCATGAACTTCCGTACCCTGTACGGCGGTTCCTCGGCCCTCCGCAGCGACGCCGACAAAAAGATCACCGTCACCGTCCCCGCCCTCTCCAGCCTCGTGCTGCGCGCCGAGAAGCCGATGGGCACCCCCGCCACCAAGCCGGTCATCAGCCTGAAGGCGCCCGCCGCCGGAGCCACCGGCACCGTCGAGCTCTCCGCCGACGTCGACGGCGGCGGGCTGAACCGCGTCGTCTTCGCCGCGCAGACCGGCAACGGCAAATGGGTCACGCTCGGTTCCGCCGACCACGCCCCGTACAAGGTCACCCAGCACCTGGACGGCAAGGTCGCGGCCGGCACCCCGCTGCGCTACAAGGCGGTCGTCGTCGACCGCGCCGGGCGCACCGCGAGCGCACTCGCCGCGACCACCGCCGGACAGGCCCCGGCCGAGCCGAAGCCGGTGGCCGTCCAGCGCGACCACGCCGTCGTCCACTACAAGCGCGCGGACGGCGACTACGAGGGCTGGACACTCAAGTCCGGTGACCGCACGGCACAGTTCACCGGGCGCGACGCCTACGGGGCCTTCGCCTGGCTGAAGCTCGACGAGGGCGCCTCCACCGTCCCGTACACCGTCGAGAAGGACGGCACCGCCGACGGGCCGCAGCGCACCGTCGAACTCGCGAGGACCGGACAGGTCTGGATCGAGCAGGGCGAGGACGGCCAGGCCGACACGGCCCCCGACGGCGCCTACCCGCCGCAGGACACCACCAAGGCCGTCCTGCACTACTACCGCCCCGACGGCGACTACGACGGCTGGGGGCTGCACACCTGGACCGGCGCCAAGAACCCCACCGACTGGGCGAAGCCCCTCCAGCCGGTGAAGAAGGACGCCTCCGGCGTCACCTTCGAGGTGCCGCTCACCGACGGCGCCACCTCGCTCTCCTACATCCTGCACAAGGGCGACGAGAAGGACCTCCCCAGCGACCAGTCGCTCGATCTCGCCACCTACGGGCACGAGGTCTGGATGCTCGGGGCAACGCCCGGCTACCTGCTGCCGCAGACCGGCGGCGTGCCCGCCCCCGACCTCTCCAGGGCCGAGGCGCAGTGGATCGACGCCGACACCGTCGTATGGAAGGTGAAGGCCACCGACGCCACCAGCCAGCAGCTCGTCTACGCGACGGACGGCAACATCTCCGTCGTCGACGGGGCGCTCTCCGACGAGGGCCAGTGGTTGCGGCTCACCCCCTCCGCGCTGACCGACGCACAGAAGGCGAAGCACCCGAACCTCAAGGACTACCCGGCGTTCACCGTCGACGCCCGGGACCGGGACCGGGTCCGTGAGGCGCTGCGCGGTCAGCTGATCGCCACCCAGCGCGCCGCCAACGGCGCCCTGCTCGCGGCCACCGGCGTGCAGAGCGCAGGCGTGCTCGACGACCTGTACGGCAAGAACGCTGCCGGTGCCGCGCTCGGCCCGGTCTTCGGCCGCGACGGCCGCCCCACCCTCTCGGTCTGGGCGCCCACCGCCCGCACCGTCGCCCTGGAACTCGACGGCCGCAGTGTCCCGATGCGCCGCGACGACCGCACCGGCGTCTGGTCCGTCACGGGCACGAAGAACTGGAAGGGCAAGCGCTACCGCTACACGGTGGACGTCTGGGCGCCCACCGTCGGCAAGATGGTCACCAACAAGGTCACCGACCCCTACTCCACCGCCCTGACCACCGACTCCACGCGCAGCCTCGTCGTCGACCTGGACGACCCGGCCCTCGCGCCGAAGGGCTGGTCCGGGCTGAAGAAGCCCGCCGCCGTACCGCTGCGCGACGCCCAGATCCAGGAGCTGCACATCCGCGACTTCTCGATCGCGGACCGCACCTCGAAGCACCCCGGCGAATACCTCGCCTTCACCGACACCGGCTCCGACGGGATGAAGCACCTCAAGCGGCTCGCGGACGCCGGCACCAGCTACGTCCATCTGCTGCCCGCCTTCGACATCGGCACCATCCCCGAGAAGAAGTCCGCCCAGCAGAAGCCGGCCTGCGACCTGTCCGTGTACGCCCCCGACTCACCGGAGCAGCAGGCCTGCGTGACGAAGGCCGCCGCGAACGACGGGTTCAACTGGGGTTACGACCCGCTGCACTACACCGTCCCCGAGGGCTCCTACGCCTCCGACCCGGAGGGCACCAAGCGCACCGTCGAGTTCCGGCAGATGGTGCAGGGCCTCAACGGCGCGGGGCTGCGCACCGTCATGGACGTCGTCTACAACCACACCGTCGCCTCCGGCCAGGACGGCAAGTCCGTGCTCGACCGGATCGTGCCCGGCTACTACCAGCGGCTGCTGGACGACGGCACCGTCGCCACCTCCACCTGCTGCGCCAACACCGCGCCCGAGAACACCATGATGGGCAAGCTGGTCGTCGACTCGGTCGTCACCTGGGCCAAGGAGTACAAGGTCGACGGCTTCCGCTTCGACCTGATGGGCCACCACCCCAAGGCCAACATCCTCGCCGTCCGCAAGGCGCTCGACGCGCTGACCGTGGCGAAGGACGGCGTCGACGGCAAGAAGATCATCCTGTACGGGGAGGGCTGGAACTTCGGTGAGATCGCCGACGACGCCCGCTTCGTCCAGGCCACCCAGAAGAACATGGCCGGCACCGGCATCGCCACCTTCTCCGACCGCTCCCGCGACGCCGTACGCGGCGGCAGCCCCTTCGACGAGGACCCGGGCGTACAGGGCTTCGCCACCGGCCTCTACACCGACCCCAACACCTCCGCCGCCAACGGGACGGAGGCCGAGCAGAAGGCCCGGCTGCTCCACTACCAGGACCTGATCAAGGTCGGCCTCACCGGCAACCTCGCCGACTACACCTTCACCGACTCCTCGGGCCGCACGGTCAAGGGCTCCGGCGTCGACTACAACGGCGCCCCCGCCGGATACGCCGCGGCCCCCGGTGACGCCCTCGCCTACGCGGACGCCCACGACAACGAGTCGCTGTACGACGCGCTCGCCTTCAAGCTCCCGGCGGGCACCCCGGCGGCCGACCGGGCCCGCATGCAGGTCCTGGCCATGGCGACGGCCACCCTCTCGCAGGGGCCCTCGCTCTCCCAGGCGGGCACCGACCTGCTGCGCTCCAAGTCCCTGGACCGCAACTCGTACGACAGCGGCGACTGGTTCAACGCCCTGCACTGGGACTGCCGCGACGGCAACGGCTTCGGCCGCGGGCTGCCGCCGGCCGCCGACAACGAGTCCAAGTGGTACTACGCGAAGCCGCTGCTGGCCGACGCCGCGATCCGCCCCGGCTGCGCACAGATCGACGGCGCGTCCGCCGCGTACCGGGACCTGCTCACCATCCGCTCCACGGAGAAGGACTTCGGCCTCTCCACCACCGAGCAGGTCCAGTCCGCCCTGTCCTTCCCGCTCTCCGGGAAGGACGAGACCCCGGGCGTGATCACCATGCGGCTCGGAAAGCTGGTGATCGTCCTCAACGCGGCCCCCGGCACACGGACCCAGACGGTCACCGAACTGGCGGGGAAGCGGTACGCACTGCACCCCGTCCAGGCTGCGGGCGCGGATCCTACTGTCAAGAAGTCCACGTATGAGGCGAGTTCGGGAAGATTCACCGTCCCGGGACGCACGGTGGCGGTGTTCTCCCTGAGTTGAGCCGGAACAGGGCTAGGTTGGGAGGCAGCAGCCGTCGGGGAATGCCGCAGCACCGCACCCCTGGCGCACCCTCCCACCCCCCGGCCGGTCCCGGCCCCTCTCCGGACGGCACAGGCATCCCCGCATGCCTGTGCCGCACCGGAGCCAGGGTCCGGGACCGGCCGGTCCACCTGTTTCAGCGACGGTGACCATGGCGAGCAACATCCCCGAGGAGACCACGAGCTTTGTCGGACGGAAAGCGGAACTTGCCCGGCTCGAACACACCCTCGCCACGCACCGGCTGACCACACTCATCGGCAGCGGTGGCGTCGGCAAGACCAGGCTCGCGGTCCGCGCCGCCCGGCAGGCGGCGGCCGGACACCGCGACGGCGCGTGGTGGGCGGACCTCTCACCGCTGCACGACGACGGACTGCTCATCGCGACCGTCTCCGACGCCGTGGGGCTCTCCGACCACACCCTGCGCATGCCCATCGACGCCCTGTGCGAATGGCTCGTCGACAAGGAAATGCTGCTGATCCTCGACAGTTGCGAGCACCTGCGCCCCGCCTGCGCACACCTGCTCGGCGAGATCCTCACGACATCCCCCGGTCTCACCGTGCTCGCCACCAGCCGGCAGCCCCTGAACATCAAGGGCGAACAGGCCGTCGAGGTCGACCCGCTGCCCGTCGAGGGCGCGGCCGACGCGCTGGCGCTGTTCCGGGACCGGGCGGCCGCGGCGGCCCCGGGCCTCGCCCTCGACGAGCCGGGGAACGCGGAGGCCGCCGCCGAGATCTGCCGCCGCCTCGAAGGCATTCCGCTCGCCGTCGAACTCGCGGCCGGGGCCCTCGGCCGGGACACCGTCGAGCAGGTCGCCGCACGGATCAGGACCCGCTTCGACGTACCCGCCGACGCCTCACTGTGGCCACCGCGCCACCGCACCCTGCGCACCGCCATCGGCTGGAGCCATGAGCTGTGCACCCCGCTGGAAAGGCTGCTCTGGGCCCGGCTGACCGTCCTGCGCGGCGAGTTCGACGAGGCCGCGGCCCGCGAGGTCTGCGCCGGGGGGCCGCTCACCCCGGACGGTGTGACCAGGGCGCTGAACGGCCTGGTCGCCAAGTCCGTCGTCGGCCGGGACGGCGTACGGCACCGCATGCTCGACACCATCCGCGAGTACGGACGGATGTGGCTCGCCGAACTCGGCGAGGAACGAGCCGCCGCCGACCGGCACGCCGCCTGCTTCCTCGGCCTGGCCCGCAACGCCCACGCCGGCTGGACCGGAGACGACCAGATCAGCTGGTACCACCGCATCGCCGATGCGCACGCCGACCTCTGCGCCGCCCTGGACCACCTGCTGGCCCACGACACCGCGGCCGCCCAGGAGATGGCCGGACGGATCGGCTTCTTCTGGTGCTGCTGCGGCCACCTCCCGCAGACCCGCGAATACGCCCGCCGCGCCCTGGCCGCCGGACCGTCCGAGGGCCCCCACCGCACCCGCGCCCTGTGGGTGCTGGGCATCACCGTCATGCTCCAGGGCGACTACCCGGCCGCCCGCCGCCTGGGCCGCGAGTGCACCAGGGAAGCGGCGCGCGACGGCACCGACGAGGGCATCCTCGCCGCCGCCTATCTGTGCGGCCTCACCGATCTGATGACCGGCCGCCCCGAGGCGGGCCTGCGCGAGGTCGACCGGGTCCTGCGCTCGACCGGCACCGCCACCCCGCTGGAGAAGGCCTACCGGCTGCGGTGCCGGCTCATCACGGTCTTCGCCCTGACCGGGCTCGGCCGGCTCGACGAGGCGGCGGAGGCGGCCGCGGTCCTGCGCGCGGTCTGCGAGGCCCAGGACGAGTGCTGGACCCGCAGCTACGTCGACTACCAGCTCGCCCTGATCGCCCTGCTGCAGGGCGATGCCCACGCGTCCGCCGCCCACGCCCGCTCGATGCTCGCGGGCAAGCACCGCATGCGCGACCGCTTCGGCATCGCACTGGGCCTGGACGTCCTGGCCGCGGCGATCGCCGCCCAGGGCGCGGGCGCCCGCGCCGCCCAGGTGTACGGCACGGGACAGGTCTACTGGCGCATGGTCGGCCAACCGCAACGCGGCACCCCGGAACTGGAACCGCTGCGCGAGGCATGCGAACGCCAGGCCCGCGAGGCCGTCGGCGACGTCGCCTACCAGCGGGCCTTCGAACGGGGCCGGGCGGACAACGCGGAGGTCGGCCTGGCCGCCGCACTCCAGGGCGAACTGCTCATGTAGGGGTCGAGAGCAGCCGCTGCGCGGGGACAGCGGGTACGGCCGGGGCCAGGGCGGAGAGCCGGTCCAGCAGCTCCCCGAACGGCCCGTCCGCCGGCTCCTGGCCGAGCACCCGCAGCACGATGCCCGCCGTCTCCGTGTTGTACGCGGCGCTCACCGCGGCCAGCGCGGCGAAGTCGTGCACCAGCTGCAACTCCAGCTCCTCGCGCGGAATCCGCCGCCCGTCCAGCCAGATCAGCGCCGTCGACTCGGCCAGCGACACCCAGGAACGCACGACCAGCTCCAGCCGTGCCGGGGGATCCTCGACCCCCAGATGGGACAGGATCTGCTCGCAGGCGGCCTGCCGCACCCCGTCTATCATCGCGTTCGCCGTCGAGGACCCCGCCGCGGGCCCGCCCCGCATCAGCGCCGAGAACCCCGGACCGTGCTCCTCGACGAAGTCGAAGAACCGCCCCATCACCCGCAGCAGCCGGGCCCCGAGCGGTCCTTCGCGAGGCTCCACGAACCGGGCCGCCAGCTCGTCGGCGGCCCGCCGCAGCGCGGCCTCGTACAGGCTCTGCTTCCCCGGGAAGTAGTGGTAGACCAGTGGCCGCGAGATCCCCGCGGCGGCCGCGATCTCGTCGATCGACACCTCGTCCGGGGCGCGGTGACTGAACAACTCCAGCGCGACACCGATCAATTGTTGTCTGCGCTCCTCGACGCCCATCCTGCGCCGCACCCCGGTCGTCATGGTGGACAGCGTACCGAGTGGGGTGGCGGGGGAGAGGAGGCGGGCGGCCCGGCATTTCTCCCCACCCCCGATCGCCACAAGGCCCTAGAGGTCCAGCACCAGCCGCTCGCCCCGGCACCGGGACACGCAGATCAGCATCGAGTCGTCCCGCTC
Coding sequences within it:
- a CDS encoding TetR/AcrR family transcriptional regulator; its protein translation is MTTGVRRRMGVEERRQQLIGVALELFSHRAPDEVSIDEIAAAAGISRPLVYHYFPGKQSLYEAALRRAADELAARFVEPREGPLGARLLRVMGRFFDFVEEHGPGFSALMRGGPAAGSSTANAMIDGVRQAACEQILSHLGVEDPPARLELVVRSWVSLAESTALIWLDGRRIPREELELQLVHDFAALAAVSAAYNTETAGIVLRVLGQEPADGPFGELLDRLSALAPAVPAVPAQRLLSTPT
- a CDS encoding ATP-binding protein; translated protein: MASNIPEETTSFVGRKAELARLEHTLATHRLTTLIGSGGVGKTRLAVRAARQAAAGHRDGAWWADLSPLHDDGLLIATVSDAVGLSDHTLRMPIDALCEWLVDKEMLLILDSCEHLRPACAHLLGEILTTSPGLTVLATSRQPLNIKGEQAVEVDPLPVEGAADALALFRDRAAAAAPGLALDEPGNAEAAAEICRRLEGIPLAVELAAGALGRDTVEQVAARIRTRFDVPADASLWPPRHRTLRTAIGWSHELCTPLERLLWARLTVLRGEFDEAAAREVCAGGPLTPDGVTRALNGLVAKSVVGRDGVRHRMLDTIREYGRMWLAELGEERAAADRHAACFLGLARNAHAGWTGDDQISWYHRIADAHADLCAALDHLLAHDTAAAQEMAGRIGFFWCCCGHLPQTREYARRALAAGPSEGPHRTRALWVLGITVMLQGDYPAARRLGRECTREAARDGTDEGILAAAYLCGLTDLMTGRPEAGLREVDRVLRSTGTATPLEKAYRLRCRLITVFALTGLGRLDEAAEAAAVLRAVCEAQDECWTRSYVDYQLALIALLQGDAHASAAHARSMLAGKHRMRDRFGIALGLDVLAAAIAAQGAGARAAQVYGTGQVYWRMVGQPQRGTPELEPLREACERQAREAVGDVAYQRAFERGRADNAEVGLAAALQGELLM
- the pulA gene encoding pullulanase-type alpha-1,6-glucosidase, translating into MSRSTLRRGAVAALCAALLPVVPAATASAAPRPPGPPSDAKLAQAPARHDLTREQFYFVMPDRFANGDTANDRGGLTGSRLETGYDPTDKGFYQGGDLKGLTNRLDYIKGLGTTAIWLAPIFRNRPVQGTGKDASAGYHGYWITDFTQVDPHFGTNADLAKLIDKAHAKGMKVFFDVITNHTADTVDYAEKTYGYRPKGAYPYLDEDGRPFDDSKGLAKVDADSFPYTPSTPKNAVDDKVPAWLNDPEMYHNRGDSTFAGESAEYGDFSGLDDLWTERPEVVTGMAKIYEKWVRDFDIDGFRIDTVKHVDLDFWTQWATALDTYAAEHGREDFFMFGEVYSADTAVTSPYVTRGRLDATLDFPFQEAARQYASQGAPASKLAAVFGDDYRYTTDKANAYEQVTFLGNHDMGRIGTFLKQDNPKAGDAELVRRAELANELMFLGRGNPVVYYGDEQGFTGAGGDKDARQTMFASKTADYLDDDELGTDRTHATDAYDPKHPLYRNIAALSELTRKNPALRDGVQTERYAEGTVYAFSRTDPEKPHEYLVATNNGTAPRTVELPTASAGMNFRTLYGGSSALRSDADKKITVTVPALSSLVLRAEKPMGTPATKPVISLKAPAAGATGTVELSADVDGGGLNRVVFAAQTGNGKWVTLGSADHAPYKVTQHLDGKVAAGTPLRYKAVVVDRAGRTASALAATTAGQAPAEPKPVAVQRDHAVVHYKRADGDYEGWTLKSGDRTAQFTGRDAYGAFAWLKLDEGASTVPYTVEKDGTADGPQRTVELARTGQVWIEQGEDGQADTAPDGAYPPQDTTKAVLHYYRPDGDYDGWGLHTWTGAKNPTDWAKPLQPVKKDASGVTFEVPLTDGATSLSYILHKGDEKDLPSDQSLDLATYGHEVWMLGATPGYLLPQTGGVPAPDLSRAEAQWIDADTVVWKVKATDATSQQLVYATDGNISVVDGALSDEGQWLRLTPSALTDAQKAKHPNLKDYPAFTVDARDRDRVREALRGQLIATQRAANGALLAATGVQSAGVLDDLYGKNAAGAALGPVFGRDGRPTLSVWAPTARTVALELDGRSVPMRRDDRTGVWSVTGTKNWKGKRYRYTVDVWAPTVGKMVTNKVTDPYSTALTTDSTRSLVVDLDDPALAPKGWSGLKKPAAVPLRDAQIQELHIRDFSIADRTSKHPGEYLAFTDTGSDGMKHLKRLADAGTSYVHLLPAFDIGTIPEKKSAQQKPACDLSVYAPDSPEQQACVTKAAANDGFNWGYDPLHYTVPEGSYASDPEGTKRTVEFRQMVQGLNGAGLRTVMDVVYNHTVASGQDGKSVLDRIVPGYYQRLLDDGTVATSTCCANTAPENTMMGKLVVDSVVTWAKEYKVDGFRFDLMGHHPKANILAVRKALDALTVAKDGVDGKKIILYGEGWNFGEIADDARFVQATQKNMAGTGIATFSDRSRDAVRGGSPFDEDPGVQGFATGLYTDPNTSAANGTEAEQKARLLHYQDLIKVGLTGNLADYTFTDSSGRTVKGSGVDYNGAPAGYAAAPGDALAYADAHDNESLYDALAFKLPAGTPAADRARMQVLAMATATLSQGPSLSQAGTDLLRSKSLDRNSYDSGDWFNALHWDCRDGNGFGRGLPPAADNESKWYYAKPLLADAAIRPGCAQIDGASAAYRDLLTIRSTEKDFGLSTTEQVQSALSFPLSGKDETPGVITMRLGKLVIVLNAAPGTRTQTVTELAGKRYALHPVQAAGADPTVKKSTYEASSGRFTVPGRTVAVFSLS